The following nucleotide sequence is from Apium graveolens cultivar Ventura chromosome 4, ASM990537v1, whole genome shotgun sequence.
CCTGAAATTACGCATGTTGGACGGGGTCAGCACTTCAGGAATGAGAGCAATACTGGTAGAATTTATACCTTTATTCATGATTGAGGTAAGAAAGAAGCATAAAATCGCAGCACAAAAGTCCCGCCCTACGATGTCCCAGACTTCCAGGAATAAATCAACCGGGAACCCATCTGGTCCCGGGGCCTTATTAAGTTTCATAGATTTCATCGTAGCGTGAACAAGCTCCAGGGTAACAGGTTGTTCCAGCAAAGAAGCTTGAGTATCAGAAAGAGTTGGACAAGGGAAGTCGAAGATGCACGGATTGTGAAAATTACGAGTGCCAATAGAGTTAGAGAAGAAATCCAAAGCAACTGTAGCCACTTGTTGTTGGTCAAACACTGTAATACCATCACTGTTTTCAATAGCTAGAATTTTATTCTTATTCCAATTGGATTTAACTTGATTGAAGAAGAAGGAATTGTTAACATCACCCTCTGCAAGCCATCTAACCCTGGATTTCTGTAATAGAAAGGATTCTTCAATGATAAGAAGGGCTTCCAACTTATTGGTTGCAGCTCTTTCCTCAATGATCATAGAATTATTAATGGGACCCATTCTCATTTTATCCTGGATTCGCTTCAAAACATCTCGAGCTCTGCTAACATTACTATGAGCATTACCTTGTTTTTTGTTGAGAGCAATCAATCCCTTCTTAACCCTCTTGAGTTTGTCATTTAGAATATTCATAGGATCACCATTAGGGGAGTAGGACCAAGCTGCAGCAACCGTATCTCTAAACCCTTGAATTTTACTTAAAAAGTTGAAATACTGGAAAGGTTTAGCATTAATTTCCACATTCAAAGGAACTGTTAAAAGTAAAAGGCAATGGTCCATAATACCTATGTTTTTAACCTCGACAAATCCTTCCGGAAACGAGTGTAACCAGTGTTGATTGCTAAGCATACGATCAAGACGTTTCTGAATGAGATAATTTGGTTTGTTGTTCCACCAAGTAAACAAAGAACCCAAGGTTGGAATATTATCTAAACCAGATTTACTAACACAATCCTTAAAAGCAGTCATGTCTGGAGACCATTGTTCTCTGCCTCCTAAAACTTCATCAGTATGGAGAATGCAATTAAAATCACCTGATACAACCCAAGGCAAGGTGATGAGGGAGCTAAGCCGAACTAAATCTGCCCAAAGAGTCTCTCTCTGGTGAGGTTTACGCATAAACAAAAGTCACAGCAAAGTGAACCTGTTTTTCCAAAAAAGTAACAAAGCATGTCATGTGTTGTGCTGACTTGTCATGGATATTGACAATCCAAACTGAGGGATCCCAACCCACCGAAATCCTGCCATTATCATGATGTTCATTATTATAGGCCCAAAGCCAATGATTATTAATACGTTTAGAGATATGCACATCATTGTTAGACTTAAATTTAGTCTCAACACAACTCATAAAAGAAATTGAGTTAGTCTGAatgaaattcatgagttctcGTTGATGAGTACTCTTATTTTATCCCCTCACATTCTAGGAGGAGAAATTCATTAGAGACGTCTCAGAGGGGCTGTTTTTCCTGCTAGCCTCATGTTTTTCTTGTGTGACACTTGAGTGTAGCCATCTTCATTAATATTAGGGGCCAAGGGTAGCTCCGATGtatcatcattatcatcatcattATTAACAACTGCTCGATCAAAATTTTCAGTCACATTCTGTCTAGATGGCAAGATGAGGTGAAGGTGATAGGTGAAGGTGAGGTGAAGCATTATTTTTCCTTTTCCGGTTGAAAGTAGGAGAGTCGGGAATTTTATTGCATTCCTCCGAGTACAAAGTTTCAAAGGCATTATGCATTGAGATTGGTTCTATATCCACATCTGTGTCCCTGTGATTGTCAAAATTAACCATGTCAATAACAAAATTAGCTTTGTCAAATTAAACAAGTTCAGTTCATGTTCCTGCATTATCTGTATTTTCCTCAACAGTGCTAGCCCGATGGTCGTCCTCATCTTGAATCACATCACAGCCAAAGAATTCTCCGATGACTCTATGAGTGATCCTCTGGTTCAAAATCATCCAAATTCTGATTATTATCAACCTCGGTAACAGTGTTTCTGATAGTCTTGTTTTGCTGGTTCTTCCTAGCATAAGCTTCTGGTCTATTTTTTGTTGCTTCCAGATTATTGACACATCTAGCCAAAGAGTGACCAAATGCCTTGCAGAGGCTACAAGAGAAAGGTAGAGGGGAGTAGAGAACCTCCACTTTCATTTTTTCTACTTCCCCAATGCCATTGATAACCGGCACCCACACATGTGTTGGCCTAGGAGCAGAGTATGCCATTTCCACTTGCACTCGCGCAAACTTCAAGGGTTCAAAATGGCTGGTGATTTCATCGAATCTAGTCAGAGTGCCAACAAGTTTAGCAATTCTAGTTAATCCTTCACGGGTCCAGTGTGAGTGAGGAACATCAACAAGTTTAATCTAGCAAGGCACTCTATGAATAACATTACGTTTAAAGGTCGAACCTTCCATCCATGGCATTAAATAAAGAGTCTGACCCCCAATTGGACTGAGTTTAATGTCAAAGCAACGTCTTTTTCTCTAATAGAATTGAACTTAAAGGTGTAATAACCTTTAGAGCTATAGTAATTATATGTATTTGTGTTCCTTTGAGTCTGACGATATGCATCAAAATAAATTTTGGTTAGCTTCTATTTGCAAATAGTTTTATAGTAATGTTGGGTGATTAGAGATTAAGGGTGGAATTCTCTGATTAGACGATCATAATTTAACGAGGATTCCCTTATTTGAGATGTCTAGCTTGGCATCATTCTATGCGCATAGCAATTTACCCTCTAACTTTCAAATTGACCACCTAATATTTATATTAAACTAATTGTAATTGTTAATGGGTTGCTCGAGGTGGTAGTAGCTGTCATGAAAAGTGTAAGATATGAATTATGTAGTGTGGATTCATAGATTCAAAattttcttgataagttaaatgtAGTCCTTtaattttcttaatattttacCTTTTCTTTCAATAAATTTATCATCTTGATATTCTCTTAAATTTTCTTTTTAATATCATATTTTCTCGTTCTCCTAAATTCAACTTAGTATAATATATTTTActaaaaaatttcttttaatttATAGGCTATGGAATATTACAAAGATAATTATGTATAAATATTTATCATATTTTGTAATATTCTCCTAAATTTATTACAACATTTTCCTTTAAGCCCGAAAGGGTTGTTTCAGTTTGTTAAAGAATGCATAATTAttctcttggtcacaggttcgatTAAGCCTATatatcttggttcacgtgatttgcaggttATAGCATGAACTCGTATGGTTTACCAGTGAATAGTAGCAGTGCGAGTTTGCTGTGATGAAAAAACACATTTTGTTTAAGATTGTGTGTTCTACTTAATATCATAATATTCTTCTAAAactttttctttatttttaaatcaaCTTATCCAAAATTTTTGGAGGAGTCAACCCCGTGAAAAAACATGGATAGACCACATCAGTTTTCAAAACGGACCGGGCCTAAACAAATAACTTTTTGGAAAACAGGTCATTACTAATTAGGCCTTAATAAACAGCATGAACGTCCACGGAAGCAACATGAACAATAAACAGCAGCTAACTAGCTAACACCTACATAGTTCATAACACAACCGAGCTAAAAAAGTTCAGATCAATCAAGAAAGAAAATTCATATAAATCCATGGAACTCAATTCATTTTCCTCGATTACTAAATTTCATCTTCTCAAAATATCGAATTGACAACAATGACAGCGACAAATTCACCTCATCCTTTCCCCAACGAGGCCTCAGAGCCACCACACCAGACTTTATCACTGAACTTCCAACCTTCTGTTCCGCTGGCTTTGCAAGTAGCCATAAATAATGCGCATGAAGTTTCCTAAAACCACCGAGAGCAAGCACCACAGACCGAAGCTGTTCAATACTGCATCCAATATTCGCCCATTGTGCAGTACAAATAAGCTCCCATAGCCGCTCATCTCGAACCGTCTCGTTCCACTGCTTGTTAATGCATGCCGCAGCGCCTAATGTGCGTGCATCCGCATGTTTCAGTATCTCGTATAACAAGTTTTCATCTGTTAACACAATAATTGCATGCTCAACAAGGGTTGATTCATCTTCGAGCTTAATTTTCTTTACTTTTTCGTCCTCGTTGGCTAGAAGATCATCACTGGAACGTTTCATTGATGAATAATTCGATGTCATCAGATATGAGAAATGTGAGTGTGAATGAAAAAATGGAGACGTTAAAGTAGGGAGATGTTAGGTTCTGGGGATAAGGTTATGGACTTATGGGTATCCACCTGCTTCGAGTTTTTACGAAGAAGACAAGGTGAGCGACATGAATGCCCTTGTGAAATGACCGCTTTCCCTGCAATTTTCTCGTCTGCTTTCTCATGCCTATCTCTTTTTTTGTTTTCTCTGCAAAACAATTGTCAAATTTTATGTACAGAATATATGCCTAATAATTTGTTTGAAAAGTAAATTCAAATTCTTAAGAAACTAACATATAACCCAATAGAAGTTAAAAAAATGACAAATGAACTTCAAGTTGTTGGAACTCCTAATAAACCAATCAGTGTCAGGGAAACCCCTTTGgaggatcttatattattctaataCTCCCGCTAACTCGAAAGGTCATTTACGGGTCGAAGAGTGAGCTTCAAGTTGTTGGAAAAAACCCAATAGAAGTTGAAAAGAAATGACAAATGAACTTCAAGTTGTTGGAACAAACCCATGttctctttcttttttctttGCTCTAAAAATCTGTTATGAAGGTGACACCTTTTCTGTCATGTAATGGCTTTTTCCTACTACAAGACAATGTTTTCAATTTCTTTGACAAAAATTAAGTGTCTCACTCCCTGCAATATCTCTTTCAAGAAATTGTTCATATTTGAAACAAGTTACCTTTTTTTGTCCTTGTTTGCTCTTTAAGCAAAACACCAAATTTCGATAGTGGTTTCAGTACtgtattatttttttattaatcgATTCAAATTAATTACATTTTACCCGAATATATACATTAAATATGTTGTAATTAGAGCAAGATTGTACTAAGAAATATGCTAGAGGCCCCAAATATTGTTACAAAAATTGTTCCCAAATACTTTATAAACGGTAACTTTCCTAGTAATAATATGGAACCCCGCGTGCATTCATATGTACCCACGAATTATATTTAAACACGTGTCATGCCACATCACTTTGTAACTATTTTGGTAAGAATTTTGGGTTACATAGCATTACTCTTGTACTAAACTATATTCCCTCTGTTCCGTTCATTTTTATGCGGTTTCCTTTTTGGACGTCTTTCTTAATTGTCTAcattccaaaaatagtaaaattttgtaatataaaaattaactatATTCAATTACATCCATGGCTTTCTCCCATTAGTTGGTCACACCAATTACCCACTTTTCTGACCTTAaatcattatttttttttaaCCTCCGTCTCACCCCATGTATATAACTCAATGGTACGGAGGGAGTATTACATATCATGTTTTGTGAATCACAACCACAGTTTGGATATGATATTAAATTGTACAGTAAATATTGAACTTCTTAACAGTGAAAAAATTTAAATGCATCAAGAGGAGAATCTGTTTTAATGTGCTACAAtttatttttccagaaaatagTAAATACAACATTCACAAATTTTCCAACATTTTTTGGGCCACCATGCATATATAGGGGAGAACGTGTCCACCTTATTAAAAAACAAACCTAATCCATGAGGCCCAACACTGTCCAGTGTCCATTTGTGACACAGTCATCGCAAAAGCCCACATTGGGCATCATGAAAGCAATGGACTGTCTGCATGCAGATTATGTAAAATTACGAAAAACAGGCCTAATTGAGGTCGGGTGGGTCGACCCGAATAGCTAATAAACAAGTTTAGGAGTTCTGGTATTTTTGAAAGAGTTGAATGGTTCGTTTAATTTAAACGAGTTTAAATTTTTGACTGAACTCGCGAGATAATCAATTCAAGTTAAACGAGACAAGTACACTAGCAAGCtcattaatttaaaaattaacaaagttaaacaaattaaaattttaatttattaataagAAAAAAATAATTTAGTATAATCATAAACGGGTTCAAACTCGAGTCCCCGAACTTTTGAATTTGCCGTCAAAATTATTCGAGTTTGACACAAATTCGAATGGACTCATTTAAATAAAAGAACTCGAATTTCAGTTTGAATTCAACGTGTTTATGATTTCGATTGACCTTGATAAACAAGTTCGAGTTGAAAGAGACTCATGAGCGGCTCAGCTAGAATTACCGCTAAAGTGAGGGGGTGTTTGGTACAAGGTATTCAACAAAGGGAAAAAGAAAGAATTTGGGTCATTCCTTTTGTTGATGTTTGTTTAGTGAAAACAATCATTCTCTTTCCCCTTTTTTAGTTGTAGGTTTACCTtttattcctcaaactccattCCCCACCTCTCACTAGGTATTTGAACACCATTTCCCACTTTTATTTTCTTAtttcaattataatttaaatcttGGACCAAAAATATACATCAGTAtgcaaaattaattttaaaaattaaaaatatttataatttagtttttataaattaaaaattattttgatataaatttatatgttaatttattaaaaaagttaatagtgctattaaataattaaaaatatctATTTATTATAATGTTAATATATTATAAtgttataatataaatatatttgactATATTGAGATtgtttaatattaaaaaataaaaaataaatataatcatGTAAATTTTCATTCCGTTTCCGGATCTGAACCAAACACTTAAAACAATTCTGGGTCTTTACTTTCCTTTCTCCTCCTTTCCTTTTCTCGATTACATTCCGTTTTCGCGAGATGAACCAAACGCCCCCtgaaataaatttattaataattcaaaATAGTTCTTTTAACTTTTTTTACAAAGAGCTAGAAATCTcaaaattattataatatatttagaaaaatgcTAGGACACAAAGTTAGGTATTtcatactccctccgtcccactagATTGTTTATGTTACTTCTCAGCACGCTTTTCTATGTTCgttt
It contains:
- the LOC141720187 gene encoding uncharacterized protein LOC141720187, yielding MRKPHQRETLWADLVRLSSLITLPWVVSGDFNCILHTDEVLGGREQWSPDMTAFKDCVSKSGLDNIPTLGSLFTWWNNKPNYLIQKRLDRMLSNQHWLHSFPEGFVEVKNIGIMDHCLLLLTVPLNVEINAKPFQYFNFLSKIQGFRDTVAAAWSYSPNGDPMNILNDKLKRVKKGLIALNKKQGNAHSNVSRARDVLKRIQDKMRMGPINNSMIIEERAATNKLEALLIIEESFLLQKSRVRWLAEGDVNNSFFFNQVKSNWNKNKILAIENSDGITVFDQQQVATVALDFFSNSIGTRNFHNPCIFDFPCPTLSDTQASLLEQPVTLELVHATMKSMKLNKAPGPDGFPVDLFLEVWDIVGRDFCAAILCFFLTSIMNKGNHSIIDKSQSAFIKGHSISNNVLVSQELFRGYGRASGIPKCALKLDLYKAFDSIDWSFLMQALSRMRFTAIFLN